One Candidatus Eisenbacteria bacterium genomic window, GTCGTCTCCGAGCAGAAAGCTCTGGTCCTCGCCGTGCAGGCCCGGGTCGCGCGGCGCCGCCAGGCACAACGGACGCATGACCGGCACGCCGGTGCGCGAGGCCTCTTCGAAGCACGAATCGAGATAGGGCAGGAGCCGCATGCGCGTCTCGAGTGCTCGTCGAGAGGTGCTCTCGACCCGCGCCCCGAAACTCCACGGCTCGCGGCGCGGCGAGCCCTTCTCGCTGCGCGCGCGCGCGAAGGGGAACAGCGCTCCGACGCCGATCCAGCGCGAGTAGAGCTCCGCCGATGCCGTGCCGCCGAATCCGCCCAGGTAGTTGGCGCGCGACAGCACGAACGGCCGCGACTCAGGGCGCGCTCGCAGACAGCCCTCGAAGGACGCGCGCGCCATCAGCATTCCGTAGACGTTGTGATAGCGCGCGTGCGAGTCGGGGCCGCCGAGCTCGGGGTCGGCCTCGTGGCGGTTGGATTCGGGCATCGACTTGTTCGGCGTCTTGAAGACCGCCGGCTCGTTCATGTCGCTCCACACGCCGTCGAGCCGTTGCGCCATGAACGAGGCGACACGATCCGACCACCACGAACGGGTGGCGGCACGCGTGAAGTCGGGAAACACACAGGCGCCGGGCCACACGCGACGCTCCTCCGCTCAGCGCTCGGCCCCACGCAGCTGGTCGAGCGCGATCGAATACGAAACCGAGAGCCTCGCGCCGTCATCGTTCGCTCCCAGCGGCCTGGCGTAGGTGATGCGGAAGTAGCCTTCCGGATCGGGGATGCCCGGGCGGTAGAGCAGCGAGGCGCCGGCCTCCGACAACCACAACTCGCGCCCCGGCCATCCACCGCCCCGTCGCGTCGGCCCGCCGAACGGATCCTCTCCCCACACGGCACCACTCGCGACGAACAACCCCGGCTGAA contains:
- a CDS encoding DUF5110 domain-containing protein yields the protein MWPGACVFPDFTRAATRSWWSDRVASFMAQRLDGVWSDMNEPAVFKTPNKSMPESNRHEADPELGGPDSHARYHNVYGMLMARASFEGCLRARPESRPFVLSRANYLGGFGGTASAELYSRWIGVGALFPFARARSEKGSPRREPWSFGARVESTSRRALETRMRLLPYLDSCFEEASRTGVPVMRPLCLAAPRDPGLHGEDQSFLLGDDVLVEAGLDSTRARSGRPASERFASPRGPWRRANVHGAAEALADPDLPALHMRPGSIVPLGPIVQHVDERPLDEVEILISLDAEGRATGTLYEDDGDGFGYRDGDFLRTHYKARLEGGILRVRIAASEGRWSAPSTRSHRVTVIGDRVERIEDP